The following coding sequences are from one Paenibacillus sp. JDR-2 window:
- a CDS encoding glucose PTS transporter subunit IIA: MNFLGRFQQLGRAFMLPMIVLPAAAIFLFLSQLPWDLLGIPNAADYLQAAGHAIFTFLPYIFALGVSLGLTGNALAAGMAALAGMVIYVGVTGTADPQIEPTVFVGSIIGMISGFSYERFKNLRLPEYIQFFGGPRFVPLFVSVVTVILSMAMIGVAPLIQRMLEGLGDIVASGGGFGVFLFGFLYRILVVFGLHHLLSHVFWFQVGGYETADGSMVYGDLPRFFAGDPTAGAFMAGMYPIVMFALPAIAFAIIHEAREDLKPKIRKTFLYASLASFLTGVTEPVEFAFLFVAPYLFVVHAILSGVIMWVTYELGIRHGFSFSGGVIDYIINEHLATRGWLLIPIGIVVGLVYYLVFRWAINRFRIPTPGREEGSQLDEWAGDIPYRAPLILQAIGGKDNIVQMESCITRLRLKVSNEKLLDNNALRNLGAAGVLRLGGGNVQVVFGTYSELIRAEMLKAIQRDQEQVLFSSPVQGRMIPLEDVPDPIFAGKLVGQGVAFIPEKGELVSPVKGTVMIVYPTMHAVGIRTQEGLEVLLHIGIDTSKLTGKSYFKAVVEEGQEVMPGDMLVRFDLQRVRKESKSLATPMVITNSDLVHSWRFAPFKAVKKGQSSVLSVVLKERNGGGEKP, encoded by the coding sequence TTGAATTTTCTAGGAAGGTTTCAGCAGCTTGGACGGGCTTTTATGCTGCCTATGATCGTACTTCCCGCTGCGGCAATCTTTTTATTTCTAAGCCAGCTGCCATGGGATCTTCTTGGAATTCCCAATGCCGCGGACTATTTGCAGGCGGCAGGCCATGCGATTTTTACGTTTCTTCCTTATATTTTTGCCCTTGGCGTATCGCTGGGTTTAACGGGCAACGCTCTTGCAGCCGGTATGGCTGCACTCGCGGGGATGGTTATCTATGTCGGTGTAACCGGAACAGCCGATCCGCAAATCGAGCCAACCGTGTTTGTAGGCTCCATTATCGGTATGATATCCGGCTTCAGTTACGAACGTTTTAAGAACCTGCGTTTACCGGAATACATACAGTTTTTCGGCGGGCCGCGGTTTGTGCCTTTATTCGTCAGCGTTGTAACCGTTATCTTGTCCATGGCCATGATCGGCGTTGCACCATTAATTCAGCGCATGCTGGAGGGTCTGGGTGATATTGTTGCTTCAGGCGGCGGATTTGGCGTGTTTTTATTCGGTTTCTTGTACCGGATTCTAGTTGTGTTTGGTCTGCATCACCTGCTCAGCCATGTGTTCTGGTTCCAGGTGGGGGGCTACGAGACGGCTGACGGGTCGATGGTATATGGCGATTTACCGCGGTTTTTCGCCGGCGACCCAACTGCAGGGGCTTTTATGGCCGGCATGTATCCGATCGTCATGTTTGCTTTGCCGGCTATAGCGTTTGCCATCATTCATGAGGCCAGGGAAGATTTGAAGCCAAAGATTCGGAAGACGTTCCTCTACGCGTCGCTGGCATCTTTTCTGACTGGAGTCACGGAGCCTGTTGAGTTTGCTTTCTTGTTTGTTGCCCCTTACTTGTTTGTGGTGCATGCGATATTGTCAGGCGTCATTATGTGGGTCACCTATGAATTGGGGATTCGGCACGGGTTCTCTTTCTCGGGCGGCGTTATCGACTACATTATTAACGAACATCTGGCAACTAGAGGCTGGCTGCTTATCCCGATCGGGATTGTAGTCGGACTTGTATATTACCTGGTGTTTCGCTGGGCGATTAACCGGTTCCGGATTCCTACTCCGGGACGTGAGGAGGGCTCTCAGCTCGATGAATGGGCGGGCGACATTCCTTACCGTGCTCCTCTTATCCTGCAAGCGATCGGCGGCAAAGACAACATTGTGCAGATGGAATCCTGTATCACAAGGCTTCGTCTCAAGGTTTCCAATGAGAAGCTGCTTGATAATAATGCCTTGAGAAATTTGGGGGCGGCAGGGGTGCTTAGACTTGGCGGGGGGAACGTCCAGGTCGTATTCGGCACGTATTCGGAATTAATCCGGGCAGAGATGCTAAAAGCCATTCAGCGTGACCAGGAGCAAGTGCTGTTCAGCTCGCCTGTGCAAGGACGCATGATTCCGCTTGAAGACGTTCCCGATCCGATATTTGCAGGCAAGCTGGTTGGACAAGGCGTTGCCTTTATCCCCGAGAAGGGCGAGCTTGTATCGCCTGTTAAAGGCACCGTTATGATCGTGTACCCAACGATGCATGCCGTAGGCATTCGTACGCAGGAAGGGCTTGAGGTTCTGCTTCATATCGGCATCGATACTTCCAAGCTCACCGGAAAATCGTATTTCAAAGCGGTTGTCGAGGAAGGACAAGAGGTTATGCCGGGCGATATGCTCGTGCGCTTTGATCTGCAGCGTGTCCGCAAGGAAAGCAAATCTCTTGCTACGCCGATGGTTATTACCAATTCGGATCTTGTTCATTCTTGGCGCTTCGCGCCGTTTAAAGCAGTGAAGAAGGGGCAGTCTTCGGTTTTGTCCGTTGTCCTTAAAGAGAGAAATGGTGGAGGGGAAAAACCATGA
- the aroA gene encoding 3-phosphoshikimate 1-carboxyvinyltransferase, with product MDVIVTPTPTLQGEIQALSSKNYTTRYLLVAALADGTSTIYYPAHSEDSDAMRRCIRDLGAIVEEDDEKIVITGFGKNPKDVDQLDVGNAGAVLRFLMAIASLCPDVTFINRYPDSLGKRPHNDLIDALGQMGVKIEHNEGKLPIRIQGGAPKGGKIQVSGNVSSQFLSALLFLTPLLEEDSEIEVLHDLKSKVVVGQTLEVLEQAGIVIHASEDLMHYRIPGNQKYEAKKYVVQGDYPGSAAILAAAAVTNSDVIVHRLAENSKQGERAVVDVLRMMEVPLTHENGIVHVKGNGKLKAVEFDGDKATDAVLAMVAAAVFAEGTSRFYDVENLRYKECDRITDYLNELRKAGANVEERQAEIIVHGRPEGVEGGVEINAHYDHRVIMALTVVGLRAKNPIRIRDAHHVAKSYPIYFDHLKALGANVEWVE from the coding sequence ATGGACGTAATTGTTACACCCACTCCAACACTCCAAGGGGAAATTCAAGCGCTTTCCTCTAAAAACTATACGACTCGCTACCTGCTTGTCGCTGCGCTTGCGGATGGTACAAGCACGATCTACTACCCTGCTCATAGCGAAGACAGCGACGCGATGCGCCGTTGCATCCGAGATTTGGGTGCAATCGTAGAAGAAGACGACGAAAAAATCGTCATTACGGGCTTTGGCAAAAATCCGAAAGACGTAGATCAACTGGATGTAGGCAATGCCGGCGCAGTACTGCGTTTCCTGATGGCTATTGCCTCGCTATGCCCGGATGTTACTTTCATTAACCGCTATCCGGATTCCTTGGGCAAACGTCCACATAACGATCTGATCGATGCGCTTGGCCAAATGGGCGTAAAGATTGAACATAACGAAGGCAAGCTGCCAATCCGTATCCAAGGCGGAGCGCCTAAAGGCGGCAAAATCCAGGTATCCGGTAATGTTAGCTCTCAATTCCTGAGCGCGCTCCTGTTCCTTACTCCGCTTCTGGAGGAAGACAGCGAGATCGAAGTCCTGCATGATCTGAAATCGAAGGTTGTTGTTGGCCAGACGCTTGAAGTGCTTGAGCAGGCAGGCATCGTGATCCACGCTAGCGAAGATCTCATGCACTACCGTATTCCGGGCAATCAGAAATACGAAGCGAAGAAATATGTCGTTCAAGGCGACTACCCGGGTTCGGCGGCGATTCTTGCTGCGGCTGCGGTAACGAACTCGGATGTCATCGTTCACCGTCTGGCTGAGAACAGCAAGCAAGGCGAACGCGCGGTTGTTGACGTACTTCGTATGATGGAAGTACCTCTTACGCACGAGAACGGCATCGTTCACGTTAAAGGCAATGGCAAGCTGAAAGCCGTCGAGTTCGATGGCGATAAAGCAACGGATGCAGTGCTCGCTATGGTTGCCGCGGCAGTCTTTGCCGAAGGAACTTCGCGCTTCTATGACGTTGAGAATCTTCGTTACAAAGAATGCGACCGGATTACGGATTACTTGAACGAGCTGCGTAAAGCCGGTGCTAACGTTGAGGAACGCCAAGCTGAGATTATCGTTCACGGCCGTCCGGAAGGCGTTGAAGGCGGCGTGGAGATTAATGCCCATTATGACCACCGCGTTATTATGGCTCTTACCGTTGTTGGACTGCGCGCCAAAAATCCGATCCGGATCCGCGACGCGCATCATGTTGCCAAGTCCTATCCAATTTATTTCGATCATTTGAAAGCGTTAGGCGCAAACGTAGAATGGGTAGAATAA
- a CDS encoding proline--tRNA ligase has product MRQSQLLLPTLREAPSEAEAVSHQLMLRAGLIRQLAAGIYTYLPAGRLVLRKLEKIIREEMDNAGCQEVFMPAMQPADLWRQSGRYEKYGPELVRLKDRHDREFALGPTHEEVITDLVRGEVNSYRQLPVTLYQIQTKFRDEKRPRYGLLRGREFMMKDAYSFDADWEGLNESYQRMYDAYHRIFSRCGLHFRPVEADAGTIGGEGGTHEFMALADIGEDTIAACDHCRYAANLEKAGYRIPEGEINTGDSEAYPELEKIHTPNVRKIDELVQALDVSADRILKTLLFLADGKPVAVIVRGDHEVNEIKLAGLLQADKLELADQETTERLTGAAVGFAGPIGLSIPVIVDYSAAGLDSAIAGANETDYHWKHVRPGAHFVAARLRDVRNAVLGDGCPNCAEGKLRMFRGIEVGQVFKLGTKYSEVMQANYLDATGSEKPIIMGCYGIGISRVMSAVVEQHHDEQGIRWPLELAPYQVHVVPVSAKDGQQMDVAGKLYRELMSAGFEVLLDDRDERPGVKFKDSDLIGIPVRIVVGRQAADGVVELKYRNEGEVLQATTEEALGLVTGYFRS; this is encoded by the coding sequence ATGCGTCAAAGTCAACTATTATTGCCAACCTTGCGGGAAGCGCCTTCCGAAGCGGAAGCGGTCAGCCACCAGCTGATGCTGCGCGCAGGCTTGATCAGGCAGCTTGCTGCCGGAATTTATACGTATTTGCCGGCGGGCCGCCTGGTACTGCGCAAGCTGGAGAAGATTATACGGGAGGAGATGGACAATGCCGGCTGCCAGGAAGTGTTTATGCCCGCGATGCAGCCCGCCGATCTATGGCGGCAGTCCGGCCGCTACGAGAAATACGGTCCCGAGCTGGTGCGGCTGAAGGATAGGCATGACCGCGAATTCGCGCTTGGTCCAACCCACGAGGAAGTCATAACGGATCTGGTGCGCGGGGAAGTGAACTCTTACCGGCAGCTGCCGGTTACGCTCTATCAGATCCAGACCAAATTCCGGGATGAGAAGAGACCGCGTTACGGCTTGCTTCGCGGCAGGGAATTCATGATGAAAGACGCCTACTCCTTCGATGCCGACTGGGAAGGACTTAATGAAAGCTATCAAAGGATGTATGACGCCTATCACCGTATATTCTCCCGTTGCGGGCTGCATTTCCGTCCGGTGGAAGCGGATGCGGGGACGATAGGCGGAGAAGGCGGCACCCATGAATTTATGGCGCTTGCCGATATCGGCGAAGATACGATAGCAGCTTGCGACCACTGCCGGTATGCGGCTAATCTCGAGAAAGCCGGGTACAGGATCCCTGAAGGGGAAATAAATACAGGAGACTCTGAAGCTTACCCTGAGCTTGAGAAAATCCACACTCCGAACGTCAGAAAAATCGATGAGCTTGTTCAGGCGCTGGACGTATCTGCGGATCGGATTTTGAAGACGCTGCTTTTCCTTGCCGACGGCAAACCTGTTGCGGTAATCGTCCGCGGCGATCATGAAGTCAACGAAATCAAGCTCGCAGGCTTGCTGCAGGCGGATAAGCTGGAGCTTGCCGATCAGGAGACGACCGAGAGATTGACTGGCGCAGCGGTTGGCTTTGCCGGACCAATCGGATTAAGCATTCCGGTTATCGTCGATTACTCCGCAGCGGGTCTAGATTCCGCCATTGCAGGCGCGAACGAAACGGATTACCACTGGAAGCATGTTCGTCCCGGTGCGCATTTTGTGGCTGCCCGGCTAAGAGACGTGCGCAATGCCGTACTTGGGGATGGTTGTCCGAATTGCGCGGAAGGGAAGCTCCGGATGTTCCGGGGAATTGAAGTTGGACAAGTATTCAAGCTTGGGACCAAGTACAGCGAAGTCATGCAGGCTAATTATCTTGACGCCACGGGATCGGAGAAGCCAATCATTATGGGGTGCTACGGGATCGGGATATCGCGCGTTATGTCTGCGGTTGTAGAACAGCATCATGATGAGCAGGGGATTCGCTGGCCGCTTGAGCTTGCGCCTTATCAAGTTCATGTCGTGCCTGTATCGGCCAAGGACGGGCAGCAAATGGATGTTGCCGGCAAGCTGTACCGCGAGCTTATGTCTGCCGGCTTTGAAGTGCTGCTGGATGACCGCGACGAACGCCCGGGCGTGAAGTTTAAGGATTCCGATCTAATCGGCATTCCGGTTCGAATCGTTGTCGGAAGACAAGCGGCTGACGGAGTTGTAGAGCTCAAGTACAGGAATGAAGGAGAAGTCTTGCAGGCAACAACCGAGGAAGCGTTGGGGCTTGTTACAGGCTATTTCCGTTCTTAA
- a CDS encoding CoA-binding protein, whose amino-acid sequence MAFENPTRDEIKEILQASNTIAVVGLSDKPDRVSYMVSQALQKKGYRIIPVNPAAETILGEKSYASLKDIPEPVDIVNVFRRPEHTPPIAEEAVAIGAKTLWLQLGIVNDETARIASEGGLQVIMDRCIKVEDSILLPHGKQTT is encoded by the coding sequence ATGGCATTTGAAAATCCGACCCGAGATGAAATCAAGGAAATTCTGCAAGCGAGCAACACCATTGCCGTAGTGGGGTTGTCCGACAAGCCGGACCGCGTATCCTACATGGTATCGCAGGCGCTGCAAAAGAAGGGTTACCGCATCATTCCGGTAAATCCCGCTGCCGAGACCATTCTGGGCGAGAAGAGTTATGCTTCTCTCAAAGATATTCCGGAGCCGGTTGATATCGTGAACGTCTTCCGCCGCCCTGAGCATACGCCGCCAATTGCGGAGGAAGCCGTGGCAATTGGCGCGAAGACCCTTTGGCTGCAGCTCGGCATCGTGAACGACGAAACGGCGAGAATTGCATCCGAAGGCGGACTTCAGGTCATTATGGACCGCTGCATCAAGGTAGAGGATTCGATTCTACTGCCGCATGGGAAGCAGACAACCTAA
- the gndA gene encoding NADP-dependent phosphogluconate dehydrogenase: MAKQQIGVIGLAVMGKNLALNIESRGFTVSVYNRSREKTDELIKESAGKNLAPAYTVEEFVQSLESPRKILIMVQAGAGTDATIDALVPHLDKGDIIIDGGNAYFPDTVRRSKALEEQGIRFIGTGVSGGEEGALKGPSIMPGGQESAYKLVEPILTAISAKVGDDACCTYIGPDGAGHYVKMVHNGIEYGDMQLICEAYDLLKNTLDLNAEELHSIFTEWNKGELDSYLIEITADIFSKYDPETGKPMVDVILDSAGQKGTGKWTSQSSLDLGVPLSIITESVFTRFLSAMKDERIAASKVLNGPEKKPFEGDKVAFIESVRKALFASKICSYAQGFAQMRAASEEYDWNLRYGDIAMIFRGGCIIRARFLQNIKDAYDRDANLRNLLLDPYFQGIVDSYQGAWREVVGTAVANGVPVPAFASALSYFDSYRTERLPANLLQAQRDYFGAHTFKRLDKEGSFHHNWMNS, from the coding sequence ATGGCTAAACAGCAAATTGGCGTTATCGGCCTCGCAGTTATGGGTAAAAACCTTGCCCTGAACATTGAGAGCAGAGGTTTCACTGTATCGGTGTACAACCGTTCCCGTGAGAAAACAGATGAATTGATCAAAGAATCCGCAGGCAAAAACCTTGCTCCTGCATACACAGTTGAAGAGTTCGTGCAATCGCTCGAATCTCCTCGCAAAATCCTGATCATGGTACAAGCAGGCGCAGGTACTGACGCAACAATCGACGCTCTTGTTCCGCATCTGGACAAAGGCGACATCATCATCGACGGCGGCAACGCTTATTTCCCTGACACGGTTCGCCGCAGCAAAGCTCTTGAAGAGCAAGGCATCCGCTTTATCGGTACTGGCGTATCCGGCGGTGAAGAAGGCGCCCTTAAAGGTCCTTCGATCATGCCAGGCGGCCAAGAATCGGCTTACAAGCTGGTTGAGCCTATCCTTACAGCTATCTCGGCAAAAGTCGGCGACGACGCTTGCTGCACATATATCGGTCCGGACGGTGCGGGCCACTATGTAAAAATGGTTCACAACGGCATTGAGTACGGCGACATGCAGCTCATCTGCGAAGCTTACGACCTGCTGAAAAACACGCTGGACCTGAACGCTGAAGAGCTTCACAGCATCTTCACAGAGTGGAACAAAGGCGAACTCGACTCCTATCTGATCGAGATCACTGCTGACATCTTCTCCAAATACGATCCTGAGACTGGCAAGCCTATGGTTGACGTTATCCTTGACTCCGCTGGCCAAAAGGGTACTGGTAAATGGACGAGCCAAAGCTCCCTCGACCTTGGCGTGCCACTGTCGATCATCACGGAATCCGTATTTACTCGCTTCCTGTCCGCTATGAAAGACGAGCGTATCGCAGCTAGCAAAGTACTGAACGGTCCTGAGAAAAAACCTTTCGAAGGCGACAAAGTGGCATTCATCGAATCCGTTCGTAAAGCTCTCTTCGCTTCGAAAATCTGCTCGTACGCACAAGGCTTCGCACAAATGCGCGCAGCTTCCGAAGAATATGACTGGAACCTTCGTTACGGCGACATCGCGATGATCTTCCGCGGCGGCTGCATCATCCGTGCACGCTTCCTGCAAAACATCAAGGACGCTTACGACCGCGATGCTAACCTGCGCAACCTGCTTCTTGATCCTTACTTCCAAGGTATCGTTGACTCGTACCAAGGCGCATGGCGTGAAGTAGTTGGCACAGCTGTAGCAAACGGCGTACCGGTGCCTGCATTCGCAAGCGCATTGTCGTACTTCGACAGCTACCGTACAGAGCGTCTGCCTGCTAACCTGCTGCAAGCGCAACGCGACTACTTCGGTGCACATACCTTCAAACGTCTGGACAAAGAAGGTTCGTTCCACCACAACTGGATGAACTCCTAA
- a CDS encoding DUF1054 domain-containing protein, whose protein sequence is MTTTPTTSAFTGFEQMDFDTFLIEGLEQRMAAIEERIRPKFRYLGEKLAGDIAVQAGDEMFLHIAKHARRTVNPPKDTWLAICNNKRGYKAHPHFQLGLFDDHLFLWFALIYEAPNKSKIASIYLDHLDEVIAAVPSDYALSLDHMKKESKSVSEMNKQDWINALTRLRDVQKAELLIGRHLPAGDPLLHDGDALYKLAQDTYETLMPLYRLAAQ, encoded by the coding sequence ATGACTACTACACCAACAACGAGCGCCTTTACGGGCTTTGAGCAAATGGATTTTGACACGTTTCTGATCGAAGGGCTGGAGCAGCGCATGGCTGCCATTGAGGAACGGATTCGTCCGAAATTCCGCTATCTGGGCGAAAAGCTTGCCGGCGACATTGCGGTGCAGGCCGGCGACGAAATGTTCTTGCATATCGCCAAGCATGCCCGCCGGACCGTAAATCCGCCAAAGGATACCTGGCTTGCCATCTGCAACAACAAACGCGGCTACAAAGCGCATCCGCATTTCCAGCTTGGCTTGTTCGACGACCACCTGTTCCTGTGGTTTGCCCTTATTTACGAGGCGCCTAATAAGTCCAAAATTGCTTCTATCTATCTGGACCATCTGGATGAAGTCATCGCGGCTGTTCCTTCGGATTACGCGCTTTCGCTTGACCATATGAAGAAGGAGTCCAAGTCCGTAAGCGAAATGAACAAGCAGGACTGGATCAACGCCCTCACCCGGCTTCGCGACGTGCAAAAAGCCGAGCTGCTGATCGGCCGCCATCTTCCCGCCGGCGACCCGCTTCTTCACGATGGGGATGCGCTGTACAAGCTTGCTCAGGATACCTATGAAACGTTGATGCCTTTGTATCGTTTGGCTGCACAATAA
- a CDS encoding shikimate kinase, whose translation MEQRTSKIVLVGFMGTGKSTVSRLLAEQLGWSRYDSDEVIVEREGTISYLFETLGEAGFRDIESKVLASLLEAEESSVIATGGGCVLMEQNREAMLKHGYVVALTADAEHIIDRVKSDTARPLLQGDIAANVHRIMEQRKNAYDFAHLRLDTTSLTPQEAAEVILKALQEK comes from the coding sequence TTGGAGCAACGCACAAGCAAAATTGTATTGGTAGGCTTTATGGGAACGGGCAAATCCACCGTCAGCCGTTTGCTTGCGGAGCAGCTTGGCTGGTCCCGTTACGATTCGGATGAAGTGATTGTAGAGCGCGAAGGAACGATCTCGTATCTGTTCGAGACCCTCGGCGAAGCGGGCTTCCGCGATATCGAGAGCAAAGTGCTTGCATCGCTTTTGGAAGCGGAGGAAAGCTCCGTTATTGCGACAGGCGGCGGCTGCGTGCTGATGGAGCAGAACCGTGAAGCCATGCTGAAGCACGGCTATGTAGTCGCTCTTACGGCAGACGCGGAGCATATTATCGATCGGGTGAAGTCCGATACGGCACGTCCGCTGCTCCAGGGCGATATCGCAGCAAACGTTCACCGGATTATGGAGCAGCGTAAGAATGCTTATGATTTTGCGCATCTCCGTTTGGATACAACGTCATTAACGCCGCAGGAAGCGGCCGAAGTGATATTGAAGGCATTACAGGAGAAATAA
- the ptsP gene encoding phosphoenolpyruvate--protein phosphotransferase, translating into MIQGIGASAGIAIGKSFVLPNWEWEFPEQRVDVADFAREFERVYEGIRTSKHEIEQIKDELREVVGSDETQIFDAHLAILDDPVFMNEIQGIIQRQYKAAEVAVKEAIDHFVTMFDLLDDEYMKERALDIKDVGNRLLKHLLGAPEITLPSDTQPFILIARELSPSQLAHINPNNVLGIVTLAGSSTSHSAIMARALGVPLVVGVEAKLEEPIQTGQSLVIDGTEGLLFIEPDDSLIEHYSQLQTSLAEARHRLSGIAGHQSVTPDGKVLGLAANISSLKELEVALSSGAHGVGLFRTEFLYMDRNRFPKEEEQFEVYKSVAEKLAGEPLIIRTLDIGGDKQLDYFNIPEEDNPFLGYRAIRISLDRKDLFKTQLRAILRASSYGQVKVMYPLISSVEEVRAANQVLLEAKQELEREGIAYDPGIQVGIMVEVPAAVMLSDLLAQEVDFFSIGTNDLVQFTLAVDRMNDEISYLYEPFHPAVLRMLKQTVEAAKRNGIKVGVCGELAGDLRALPIWLGLDVDEISMSSHSILQVKERLLCTTQKDSRSLLPQLLECRMSADIHQKLKQFMDSVDEKGAASAI; encoded by the coding sequence ATGATACAAGGAATAGGAGCTTCGGCCGGCATTGCGATCGGGAAGTCGTTTGTACTGCCGAACTGGGAGTGGGAATTTCCCGAGCAGCGAGTGGATGTAGCAGATTTCGCCCGTGAATTCGAGCGGGTCTACGAGGGGATACGTACATCCAAGCATGAGATCGAACAGATCAAGGATGAGCTGAGGGAAGTTGTAGGTTCCGACGAGACGCAGATTTTCGATGCGCATCTGGCGATTTTGGACGATCCGGTGTTTATGAACGAGATTCAGGGGATCATCCAGCGTCAATACAAGGCGGCAGAAGTTGCGGTGAAGGAAGCCATCGATCATTTTGTAACGATGTTCGATCTGCTGGATGACGAGTATATGAAGGAACGCGCTCTTGATATCAAGGATGTCGGGAACCGCCTGCTTAAACATTTGCTAGGCGCGCCTGAGATTACGCTGCCTTCCGATACTCAACCCTTTATTCTGATTGCGCGTGAGCTTTCTCCTTCCCAGCTGGCTCATATTAACCCGAACAACGTGCTTGGCATTGTAACGCTTGCCGGAAGCTCGACTTCTCATTCCGCCATAATGGCCCGTGCTCTTGGCGTTCCGCTTGTCGTAGGGGTGGAAGCTAAGCTGGAGGAGCCGATCCAGACTGGGCAATCTCTTGTGATTGACGGTACGGAAGGTCTGCTGTTCATTGAACCCGATGACTCATTAATCGAGCATTACTCCCAGCTTCAAACCAGCCTGGCGGAAGCCAGACACCGTCTAAGCGGCATTGCCGGCCATCAGTCGGTGACCCCGGACGGCAAGGTGCTCGGCTTGGCGGCCAATATCAGCTCTCTTAAGGAGCTTGAAGTCGCGTTGTCGAGCGGCGCGCATGGCGTTGGATTGTTCCGGACGGAGTTTCTGTATATGGACCGGAACCGTTTTCCGAAGGAAGAGGAGCAGTTCGAGGTTTACAAAAGTGTTGCCGAAAAGCTCGCTGGCGAACCGCTTATTATCCGGACGCTGGATATTGGCGGAGATAAGCAGCTCGATTACTTCAATATTCCGGAAGAGGACAATCCGTTCCTTGGTTACCGGGCCATCCGGATCTCGCTGGACCGCAAGGATTTGTTCAAGACGCAGCTTAGAGCGATTTTGCGTGCAAGCAGCTATGGGCAAGTAAAGGTGATGTATCCGCTTATTTCTTCGGTAGAAGAAGTAAGGGCAGCTAACCAAGTACTGTTGGAAGCTAAGCAGGAGCTGGAGAGAGAAGGAATTGCTTACGATCCAGGCATCCAGGTGGGCATTATGGTTGAAGTGCCTGCAGCTGTTATGCTCTCGGATTTGCTTGCGCAGGAGGTTGATTTCTTCAGCATCGGAACAAATGATCTTGTCCAGTTTACCCTGGCGGTCGACCGGATGAACGATGAAATTAGTTATTTGTACGAACCGTTTCATCCTGCGGTGCTTCGTATGCTGAAGCAGACGGTTGAAGCGGCCAAGCGGAATGGAATCAAAGTGGGAGTCTGCGGCGAGCTTGCCGGCGACCTTCGTGCACTGCCGATCTGGCTGGGTCTTGATGTAGATGAAATCAGCATGTCCTCCCATTCCATTCTGCAAGTGAAAGAGCGGCTGCTCTGCACAACGCAGAAGGACAGCCGCTCGCTGCTGCCGCAGCTGCTGGAATGCCGCATGAGTGCGGACATTCATCAGAAGCTGAAGCAATTTATGGACTCCGTTGACGAGAAAGGGGCAGCCTCCGCGATTTAG